The genome window GGGCAGAAGCAGCGCGTCGCGCTCGGTCGGGCCATCGCGCGCGAGCCCGAGGTGTTCCTCTTCGACGAGCCGCTCTCGAACCTCGACGCGAAGCTCCGCACGGAGATGCGCGCGGAGATTCAGAAGCTCCAGAAGGAGTTCGGCGTCACCGCGATGTACGTCACCCACGACCAGGAGGAGGCGATGACGATGGGCGACCGCCTCGCCATCCTGAACGACGGCGAGCTCCAGCAGGTCGGCGAACCCACCGAGGTGTACCAGAACCCCGTCAACGAGTTCGTCGCCGGCTTCATCGGCTCGCCGTCGATGAACTTCCTCGACGTCGACGTCGAGACCGACGGGACGACCGCGACGGTCCGCGACGAGTCCTCCGGGCTCTCGCTCTCGCTCAGCCGGGAGTACGTCGCCGGCCACAAGTTCGAGAGCGGCCCGTACACGCTCGGGATCCGCCCGGAGAACATCGAGGTCGTCGAGGAGCCGACCGGCGAGGAGACGCTGACCGCGACCGTCGAGGTCGTCGAGCCGATCGGCTCCGACAACTACGTCCACCTCGACGTGACCGAGGACTTCCTCGCGCGAGCGCCGGCGGACGTGCTCCCCGAGGCCGGCGACGAGGTCGGCGTCTCCTTCGACGAGGCGGACATCCACCTGTTCGACCCCGAGACCGGCGAGGACGTGTTCCTCACCGACGAGGAGATCGCGGCCGCGGTCGCTTAATTAGAGTCGGGTTTCGGGGACACCCCCGACGTGTGAACCGATCGTTCGTACTTTCTCCCCGTGGCGAGATCGAGTCTTATCGGAACCTGACAGGTCTACCTGAAAACTGCTGACGCCGCGATGGCCGCTTCCGGTTTCTGATCTGCTTATTTATAAATGATTTCTGGCGGAGCGACAGAGAACACCGCCAAAGCCCCAGTCGCGAGGCGGGCGCACGCTCGCTGCGGTCCTCAGTCGCTCGCTTCGCTCGCTCTCTGCGGTCCTTACTTCGCCTGCGCCCGCCTCGCGACTGCCCCTTTGAGTCCCGCCCGGCCGCGACCGCACCGCGCCTCACGCCTCCCCAGCCTCGTCGGTGGTCCTCCGCGTTGCTCCGGACCACCGACTCCCTCGCGCGTGCTGCTCGGCCGCAGAGCGGCCTCGCAGGCACGCGCCACCGCATTTGTTTATAAAGGGCATGCTCGCTGGGCTTCAATCCGTCTCGCGTCGCCGCGGGCGACAACGGCTTGAAGTGCGCGCTCGTCGGACGGACGGTAACATGGAGCCGCCAGACATCGAGCGGTTGGACGAGCGGACCGTCCAGCGGATCGCGGCCGGCGAGGTCGTCGAGCGCCCCGCGAGCGTCGTGAAGGAGCTGGTCGAGAACAGCCTCGACGCGGGCGCGAGCCGCGTGGCGGTGTCGGTCGAGTCGGGCGGCACGGAGGGGATCCGCGTCCGCGACGACGGCGTCGGCATCCCCGAAGATCAGCTGGAGGCGGCCGTCGCGGAGCACGCCACCTCGAAGATCGGCGACATCGAGGACCTCGACCGCGGCGTCGCCACGCTCGGCTTCCGCGGCGAGGCGCTGTACACCGTCGGCGCCGTCTCCCGACTGACGGTGCGGTCGCGCCCCCCGGACGCCGAGGCGGGCGCGGAGATCACCGTCGAGGGCGGCGAGGTCGGAGAGGTCCGGCCCGCGGGCTGCCCGGCGGGCACGACCGTCGAGGTCGACGACCTCTTTTATAACACGCCCGCCCGCGAGAAGTTCCTCAAGCGGACGGCCACGGAGTTCGACCACGTGAACACCGTGGTGACGAGCTACGCGCTGGCGAACCCCGACGTCGCGGTCTCCTTAGAGCACGACGGCCGCGAGACGTTCGCGACGGAGGGGAACGGCGACCTCCGCTCGGCCGTCCTCGCCGTCTACGGCCGCGAGGTCGCCGAGTCGATGATCGACGTCGACTGGGCGCCCGACGGCGGGGACGGGGACGAGGACGGAACGGGAGACGACGCGCCGGTCCGGCGCGTGACGGGGCTCGTCTCCCACCCCGAGACGGCGCGCTCGACCCGCGACTACCTCTCGACGTACGTCAACGGCCGGTACGTCACCGCGAGCGCGCTCCGCGAGGCGACCCTCGACGCCTACGGCGGCCAGCTGGCGCCCGACCGCTACCCGTTCGCCGTCCTCTTCGTCGAGGTCCCGCCCGGCGACGTCGACGTGAACGTCCACCCGCGCAAGCTGGAGGTCCGCTTCGACGAGGAGCCCGCGGTCCGATCGGCGGTCGAGGACGCGGTCGAGTCGGCCCTGCTCGACCACGGCCTGATCCGCTCGACGGCGCCCCGCGGCCAGTCGGCGCCGGACGAGACCGCGGTCAGTCCCGAGACGCCCGACGCCGAGGCTGTCGGCGGGGCGGACACCGGCCACGAGCGCGCCGCGCGCGAGGGGCGCGAGCCCGCGAGCGCGGCTGAATCGGCCGAGTCGACGGAACCGACCGAGCCGACTGACACGACCGACTCGACCGAATCGACCGACTCCGGAGGGACTACGGACGGGGACCGCGAGACCGGCGCGAGTCCGACCGACGCGGACGTCGCGGATTCGTCCGACGCGGACGGCGTGGACCCGGCCAGTCCGACCGAGCTGGACCCGGACGACGACGCGGCGTGGGCGGTCGACGGGCTGGGCGGCGGCGCGGGCGACGACGCGGTCGGCGACCGGCCCTCTCCCCGAAGCTGGCAGGAAGACGCGACGGAGCGCGACCCGGGAGGACCGACCGACGTCGGCGCCGGGGACGAGGCCGACGACGCCGAGACCCTGAGCAGCGCGGTCGACCGGGACGCCGACGCCGCGAGCGTCGAGGACCCGAACGGCTCCCCGTCGCCCGGTGACGGACTGGACCGCACCGGACCTGACCGCGGCGAACCTGACCGCGACGGAACGGCGGGCGGTGGAGAGGCGGCGAGCGGCGGGGAGGCGTCCGTCGGCGGAAACGCGCGACGGTCGGACTCCCGACCCCGACCCGCCGCGCGACAGCGGACCCTCGACGGCGAGGCGACCGAGCGCGAGCGGGAGTTCGACTCGCTGCCCTCGCTGCGGGTACTCGGCCAGCTCCACGAGACGTACGTCGTCGCCGAGGCGCCCGACGGGCTCGTGCTGATCGACCAGCACGCGGCCGACGAGCGCGTGAACTACGAGCGGCTGAAGGCGGCCTTCGCGGACGGCGCGGACGCGCAGGCGCTCGCGGAGCCGGTCCGCATCGAGCTGACCGCGCGCGAGGCGGCGCTGTTCGAGGAGTTCGTCGACGACCTCGACGCGATCGGGTTCCGGGCCGAACGCGCGGGCGACCGGCAAGTCGCGGTGACGGCGGTCCCCGCGGTCTTCGACGCCGCGCTCGACCCCGACCTCCTGCGGGACGTCCTCTCAGCGCTGGTCGACGACGCGGCCGCGGGCGACGAGCCGGTCGCGGACGTCGTCGACGAGCTGCTCGCCGACCTCGCCTGCTACCCCTCCGTCACGGGGAACACCTCGCTGACCGAGGGGCGGGTCGTCGACCTCCTCGACCGCCTCGACGCCTGCGAGAACCCGTACGCCTGCCCGCACGGGCGCCCGGTCGTGATCCGGCTCGACCGCGACGAGATCGGGTCGCGCTTCGAGCGCGACTACCCGGGCCACGGCGGGCGGCGCGCGGAGTGAGTCGGCTGGGAAGGCCTCCCCATCCCACCGACCGCAGAGAGGTACGTTTTAGGCGACCGCGTCCGACCCGCGGACATGGAACGCGTAGCGATCGTCGGCGCGTCGATGACCCGGTTCGGGCAGCGCGACGCCTGGGTTCGGGAGCTGCTGGCGGAGGCGGGCGCGGCCGCGCTCGACGACGCCGGCGTCGACGGCGACGACCTCGACCACCTGTACGTCTCGAACATGGCCAGCGGCGAGTTCGAGGGACAGACCGGCGTCCCGAACGCGCTCGCCCACGACCTGGCCGCCCAGCCGGCCTACACCGCGCGGATCGACCAGACCTCCTCGTCCGGCGGCGCGGGCGTGTACGCCGCGTGGCAGTCGGTCGCCTCCGGCGCGAGCGACCTCACGATGTTAGTCGGCGGCGAGAAGATGACCCACCGGACGACATCGGAGGCGACCGACGTGATCGCGTCGCTCACCCACCCGGTCGAGTACAAGCAGGGCGTCACGCTCCCCTCCTTCGCGGGGCTCACCGCGCGCCTCTACCTCGACGAGTACGACGCGCCGCGCGAGAGCCTCGGCAAGGTCGCCGTGAAGAACCACAAAAACGGCGTGGACAACCCCCACGCGCAGTTTCAGAAGGAGGTCGACCTCGACACGGTGCTCGACTCGCCGGTCGTCGCCGACCCGCTCCGGCTGTACGACTTCTGTCCGATCACGGACGGCTCCGCGGCGCTCGTCTTCTGTCCCGAGTCCGTCGCCGAGGAGTACGCGCCCGACGGCAACTACGCCGTGATCAGCGGGATCGGCGGCGCGACCGACACCCACGTCGTCCACGAGCGCGCGGACCCGACGACGATGGGCGGCGTCGTCGACTCCTCCGATATCGCCTACGAGATGGCCGGGATCGGCCCGGACGACGTCGACGTGGCGGAGCTCCACGACATGTTCACCATCCTCGAGTTCCTCCAGAGCGAGGACCTCGGCTTCTTCGAGAAGGGCGAGGGGTGGAAGGCGGTCGAGGAGGGCGTCACCGACCGC of Halorubrum trapanicum contains these proteins:
- a CDS encoding ABC transporter ATP-binding protein, producing MARVTLDTLRKEFDRGTIVAVDDLDLEIDDGEFVTVVGPSGCGKTTTLRMVAGLEEPTTGTVSFDDEDVTEVHAKERPVAMVFQNYALYPHKTVRENMAFGLKMSTDMTTEERHERVREMAEMMGIEDLLDDKPDELSGGQKQRVALGRAIAREPEVFLFDEPLSNLDAKLRTEMRAEIQKLQKEFGVTAMYVTHDQEEAMTMGDRLAILNDGELQQVGEPTEVYQNPVNEFVAGFIGSPSMNFLDVDVETDGTTATVRDESSGLSLSLSREYVAGHKFESGPYTLGIRPENIEVVEEPTGEETLTATVEVVEPIGSDNYVHLDVTEDFLARAPADVLPEAGDEVGVSFDEADIHLFDPETGEDVFLTDEEIAAAVA
- a CDS encoding 3-ketoacyl-CoA thiolase; translation: MERVAIVGASMTRFGQRDAWVRELLAEAGAAALDDAGVDGDDLDHLYVSNMASGEFEGQTGVPNALAHDLAAQPAYTARIDQTSSSGGAGVYAAWQSVASGASDLTMLVGGEKMTHRTTSEATDVIASLTHPVEYKQGVTLPSFAGLTARLYLDEYDAPRESLGKVAVKNHKNGVDNPHAQFQKEVDLDTVLDSPVVADPLRLYDFCPITDGSAALVFCPESVAEEYAPDGNYAVISGIGGATDTHVVHERADPTTMGGVVDSSDIAYEMAGIGPDDVDVAELHDMFTILEFLQSEDLGFFEKGEGWKAVEEGVTDRDGELPINTSGGLKSKGHPLGASGVAQVYEIYQQVTGNAGPRQVEADTGLACNVGGFGNCVTTTVLEGSQ
- the mutL gene encoding DNA mismatch repair endonuclease MutL codes for the protein MEPPDIERLDERTVQRIAAGEVVERPASVVKELVENSLDAGASRVAVSVESGGTEGIRVRDDGVGIPEDQLEAAVAEHATSKIGDIEDLDRGVATLGFRGEALYTVGAVSRLTVRSRPPDAEAGAEITVEGGEVGEVRPAGCPAGTTVEVDDLFYNTPAREKFLKRTATEFDHVNTVVTSYALANPDVAVSLEHDGRETFATEGNGDLRSAVLAVYGREVAESMIDVDWAPDGGDGDEDGTGDDAPVRRVTGLVSHPETARSTRDYLSTYVNGRYVTASALREATLDAYGGQLAPDRYPFAVLFVEVPPGDVDVNVHPRKLEVRFDEEPAVRSAVEDAVESALLDHGLIRSTAPRGQSAPDETAVSPETPDAEAVGGADTGHERAAREGREPASAAESAESTEPTEPTDTTDSTESTDSGGTTDGDRETGASPTDADVADSSDADGVDPASPTELDPDDDAAWAVDGLGGGAGDDAVGDRPSPRSWQEDATERDPGGPTDVGAGDEADDAETLSSAVDRDADAASVEDPNGSPSPGDGLDRTGPDRGEPDRDGTAGGGEAASGGEASVGGNARRSDSRPRPAARQRTLDGEATEREREFDSLPSLRVLGQLHETYVVAEAPDGLVLIDQHAADERVNYERLKAAFADGADAQALAEPVRIELTAREAALFEEFVDDLDAIGFRAERAGDRQVAVTAVPAVFDAALDPDLLRDVLSALVDDAAAGDEPVADVVDELLADLACYPSVTGNTSLTEGRVVDLLDRLDACENPYACPHGRPVVIRLDRDEIGSRFERDYPGHGGRRAE